The following nucleotide sequence is from Cicer arietinum cultivar CDC Frontier isolate Library 1 chromosome 2, Cicar.CDCFrontier_v2.0, whole genome shotgun sequence.
AGATATGATTATTTTGCCATCACAAACTGATATCTTGGTCTAATTGCGGACAAATCTTAATGATAAGATACTAAATCTTGTCCTATTCTGGTATCAATAGACTTACCACACTTTCGGGAACTCCAGGAGGTGGTAAGGAAAGGTTTTTGGGCGGAGGACCCGTAAGATACGATCTCTTGTCAAAACGCCATTCTCCGATCTTCCCATAGGTCAGTTTCCCCTGGACGAAGAAGTGATAATGAGTAACTTGGTAATTGAACAACTAAGAATGCGAGACCGATGTTTGATTGGCACATGAACAGATATaggaaaaggaaaaacaatTTATCTATCAAATCGGAGGGAGAAATGGACTCGCCTGCATATTGTAGTCACATCCATATGTATAATGTATGATAAACTTCTTCCCTACCTCTAAGTCCCACGGTGGCTGAAAATTTCCAACGATGCATGTTACAatacaaaggaaagaaagggaAATGAAAATATTAGACAATGCGAGAGATTCGAACCTGCAGCATAAAGTCTTTTCGAAGAATATGCTTTATACCATGCAACGCGGATGCCACAGCATAAGCATACCTTTACTCAACAGAGAGTTAAAGTAGTAGAAGGTTAGGCCTATGACCAGTGTCCAGgagaaattataaaatgaaaagaacATTAGTTAAATGAgattaactattaaaaaataaagctCTCGCATCTCGAATTTCTAAGTTAATTATTAATACTCACATTTCAAGCACCCATCCAAAAGCTTTATCCGTCTCGGGATCATCTTTCATTCTCAAAGAAACATTCACCCATGTGGGAGCTATTTCCTCCAGCAAAAACTGATGATACAGAAAAATCAAACAGCAATAGTAAAAACTAACAACTATAAAGGTCTTGGtgtaaaaaacaaaaagtttaaatatgcaGTTGGTCGCTTCTAGTTCAAGTTcctgtaaaaatatttttttgttttcaccCTTGCAAATAAACCTGATTTTGCTtttgatatttgtattttttgttttatcccCGACATAATTTGTTCATATTGAAATTTGTCCTTGTAACATGTGTACTATTTAATTTAGTCGTATAACTCACTCATATTACAAAGACCAATTCCAACATAAACAAATTTTGCAAGGACTGAAACAAAACAACATGGACTAGAAGCAAAGTATGTTATATTTGAAAAGACGataaaaacaaaagtttttattttacagtAATATTTGTTAggactaaataaatatttaaacccaaaaaaaaaaattaggcaCCTTATGCAAGCTATTATTAATTGAAACTTACCTTGTGGATGATTACAGGGGAGTTGCCAATGGGATCAACATTAGTAACAGGACCATATTCCTTAGGATAgaattttctcataattttctcattttcagctggttttatataaaaaaatggatACCCTGCCGGTTCGGTGTCAGTAGCCAAATTAGGCAAAGGATTAACAAATATGTGGTCAGGTTCTGCCATCAGAATATATCTGCACCGATCATAAAATGCGTGCAAGGAATGCTTCTTAGATTTCATAATTGGATTGGAAAACATTACTTTCAGAAAATTAAGATACTTACTCTTCATCAATTTTTGCTTTCTCCAGCCACTGAACAAAAGCCCATGGTCTATTTAGGACAATATAACCCTGaaccaaaacaaaaattgattagtCTGTAAGAATGACGAGGATTGAAGCTAGATACAAGTGCAAAACAAGTATAATGTCATATAGTTACACATCGTTCAAACAGTCTTAGATACATGCATAAAAAACAATTCATATGTTACTAATACTACCATATTCTACTATAGACAAATCTGAAATTTTCCAgtgatatttgtttttcttgaacTAAGATGATGCTATGCAATGAATCCGATTATGTCACATATGCCCAGATGAATACTGCATGTTATAATATCATTTTGCAGCATTTCAGATTATATTATCTACACTACACAAGATATTGCGGCCGTCACTAACGCGTTTGACTATAGAGGTAAGGACTAAATGTCAAAACACCAAGTAGTTAAAAATAATCGATACcgtaatagtaaaaaaaaaaacattctacACATTCAAATTAAACTATTCATATCGGGAATTTACGGAAAAGAAGGTGCTTAAAGGTAAAAGAAAAGTATTTACCCTATCCAAGCCCTCAGGAAGAGGATCAACAACAAAAGTAGGAATTTCATTCATCAACTGATCTCCCCTTCCCGAATGCAGAATTCGGGTGAACTTTCCCATGGCCGATCCAGGCATGTCCTTCGTCTTCTTATACCAATAGTACATGATCCTGCATTGCCATTGGCTATAAGCAGCATCGGTTGCGGTAACAGCAACATGGAATTTTGAATTAGTATTTGTAAATCCAATCACTTTTTCATCAAAAGATTCCAAACCATCTCTTCCTGCCTTATGGTCTATGATCAAAGACACCAAATTATAAGTTGCAAAGAAAAACCCCAACACCATAAGCAACATAAGTAGTGATTTTACCCTCCCCATGTTTTTCCTcacaatcatttttaaaaatcttcactTTTTCACTTTCTCAAGCATGAATTTTCTAAATCTCCAATCCAACTATTGACTCTACTAAATTCTCCTGGCTGCAATATCTCAGAATTCAGACTAAAACCACTCCAGTTCAAAGACAAAGCTTTTGTTCATAGTAATAATCAatagaaacagaaaaacaactCTATCAAAAGAACCCTCTACTTCAGTTATTTGTtccacaagaaaaatctgcatcaaagaaaaaaaaacagttaCATATAAATTGGATAAACGGTTTAATTAAAAGTTTATCataaacacttttatcatataATTACTTATGTATAAACTActtttataacaaaagataaaataaagtcaaattgtgTTTTCATATAAGCTATAAACTATTTTGGCAAACTATCATAAGCTTAGCACATGTCATAAACAATTTTCATAAGCTTTTCTATCAGACAGTATCAAAAGTGCTTATGTCCAAATAAGCTAATCCAAACACACCCTAAGTCAATGTGCCACATACACCCCTCAAAGCAGTTACAACAGAAACTAATGAAATGGAAACCTATGGAAacctaacaaaataaaaatcaaagcaaAATCAAAGCACCAAAATCTGAAACAGAAATAAGAAAGCTAGAAATGGTTGAATTAAGACTTACGTAAATAGATCTGATCTTGTGCGTTAATTGAAGGCACCCCAAATGGGAAAGAACGAAACTTTGAATAACTAGATAAGAAAAGAACGAAACTTTGGAGGAAAATTGAAAATGGGTGGCAAGTGTTTGAAggaatgaaaagaaaaagaaaaaaaaaagagatttttGGGGTTTTGACttttcaacaaaatataaaaaagcaaTGAAAGTGTTAATTAAGTACTAATCACTGCAAAATGTGGAGGGTTGAAGAGTGTGAGTGGGATTATGAATCTGTGAAtccaaattaaaatgataaagtaATGTGAGAGAGAGTGAAATTgatacatctcaaaatattcaCAGGGTGAGAGAGATTATGTGAAAACCTAGTTTTTTTTTTTNNNNNNNNNNTCACAGGGGGAGAGAGATTATTTGAAAacctagttttttttttttttttttttgatggtTGCTAAATAAGCTTTTAATATctacaaaattttattattttatttttaatcaaaaatatttatcaatttttgatttcttaaaagaaaattatttttatatttgttttgattttaatttaattaatttttattttttaatgttttttgcaGTAATGTTTgtgatatatttaataatttttgttcaaaaatttagaactttttaataaatgatgaattaaatatgaattttaaaattttatatttttaaaaattcatatttaatttattgtttgttaaaaaaatttaaatttttgtagataaatttctTATAATGCTTAAGtgttattgaaaaaaatcatttaaaaattcaaaagatatgCAGTAATTAGTATAAAGTTAGAGACCAAAAATCAAAATcttaaagagattaaaatttatgaaatttgttataaagattaaaaataaaataatgaaattttatataaaataaaaatttatttaactcattttttaaCCTTCGTTTTTTAAAGTGAAAAAAGATTTTGATGAAGTTCGATGgtaaataaaagaaattcgactaaatttttttaaccataatttaatttgaatttttcaaataatttgtccaaacaaaatttattaaccacttaaattcaaattttttatttgataataatcAATAGTGTTTATAttggtaaaaagaaaaaaatgtttgttAGTGTTTATAGTAGATAAACTTATATGGAGTTATGTTATATTTTAGTCacaaatttgatatttataatgataaaatatataattaattacattcaggagataattaataaatataaaaaaatattacaatttattacttatttatcgAATAAAATTTCTTACTATTGTAAATTCCATTGACTACAATTTAATGTCAAACATTTGTGACAAAATACTAATTCTCTTTTTAATCTATATGTTtctatatcaaaataaaattattttgttaatgttATTTCTTTTGCGAGTATCAATATCTTTCACTTAATAACAATTATCATTGAAGCcatcaaattagtgttttttttaatcttgcACTTAATTAATATAGTCAATatcaaattaactttttattgatcaatttaataaaaagaaacacTACAGatattattacaattttaatatatatatatatatatatatatatttatatatacatattaaaagACTAAAGTGACACAATCTCGtacattcaaaaattaaaatagggtGTTTGCACATTTTTCACAACtagtttatataattaattatttttgaaaaaggaaGTGGAATGGATGAGTGTGATGGGTGGGGGCTTAGGGGTCACAGTCACAGTCAAAGCACCAAAAGGAATGAAGGAAAGTGGGGAAAGGTGGGGTTGGTCATAATAGAGATATATTCTACACAAATACATTCCAATTTGTCTCCTCCGAATATTCAAAAAGCCACTAAATCAAAGGTCATGTGTCTAACCCTGTCCTATTctatgtttcttttttctttttaaaagctaaaaatatgttaaagtaaaatatatagaaaaaaaaaatagagacatAAACCAAAACTAAACTtaggaaaaagaaaacaaaggaaaaaaaaaaacaaataaaagcaAAAGCAAATTAAAGAATTTcagttttcaattattttttactttattatttttgaatttttagacaacgtttaaaaatatcaatcacGTCACTATTCTCATCTTAAAGACTGgccaaaaaatttatatcacaAACACAAATTAAGTTATGAATATAACTGATAAGATATTATGAAGTGCTACAGATTGATTTTTAGTTTCAATATTCATCACTATTTGAATCCTATAATCTTAATTGGCTAGATATTTAATAGCAACAATAGTTTTTTTAGCATCCATATAGATCCTACTAAAGGGTTGATTAATGTTTTCAACAACATTTTTTAAAGCATTAAGAATAACATTATTAAGAGACCTAATAGCGTATAACTTTTTGAACATTAAAATTGATCTCATACTCATCATTTGCTTACATAATGAAGTTAGGGTTATCACTTGTTTCTTGTATATCGACAAATTATTCTTTATCAGTCTCACAAGTTTGTTTCTTGCTTGTGCCTTGATTTCCACTAGAGGGTCTCATATTAGACTTTAGAGCATATATTTTATACAAGCAATAGACACCTCATTGAAGGATTGAATGTTAAGCTTGACCGGTTCTTTAAAAGCAACCATGCATTGACaaaaaggacaaaaataatgaacattttttaattctaaatcGATAAAAAAAcgcaaaatattatctctctatcaaacattaattatataattattgagATACATCGATCTCCACAAAAATATGAgcaaaatatctaaaataatgtttacttgtaaaatcattcaaggAGATATCAACTTTTctgacaataaaaaatataatttttaaaacacaatattGTAGCCGGAGCCCTAATATTCTAAACCCCGTTGAATATGAGTTTTGTGTTTCTTGTTATGATTAAAATTTGGGGTCCATtgagatatatttaaaatacattgcTTCAAACACCAAGATCTTTGAAATCAAACACttctaaaatattcttttaaagacaaaaattcataatatccTTTCCCAAACGGTATCAAATGCCAAAGACAACTCTAATTCTAAATTCACATTTGAAAAGTGTATTATAGATATTTGAATCACACTAATCTAATTAGCGGTTTGGTTTGGTTAAATCAGCTTGACATTTTTAAACAAAAGGACTAAAATATACTTATGATTCTTTATCTTTTAATCAAAATTCATTTTGGTCCTATATTTTTGTAACATTATACAAATTTATCCTTACATTAAATGAAAATTGAGTTGGCCGTTAACAATATTACGTGGCGTTAACTAGGATTTGATGGGATATGTAGAACTAAAAGCAAGAAATGACTCATTTTCTAATTTCCACTTTAACTTTCACAgttttttctttgtatttttaaaatagttattgttAGTTtcactattatttattttgacaacaACCTATTTCTTTATTGTAAAATTCTATCTACAGTTATATATGGTTAgtatttttttcacaaaaatattattattgtgagCTATTTATCTTGGTTTCTTTGTTATTTGGatacaaaatagaaataaaaaggccttagtttatttttcaacattttattatgtttaaattcactagataaaaaattattgatagtgtattaattaaaatattagagTTAGATAACTAAGAGTATGACCAAATTGTCTATGAAATTTTGGTTTGTCAGATGAACTAAAAAAGTAGTGCCTCACAATCATTAGAGCCGTTTCTTTTGGTCATTATTTGTTGCAaaactattaataatttatttataatatgttaaaataatttatttataaaactatataATATATCTTGTGACATAATCTATCACAGccaatattttaatgatttttatttagaatGGTTATAAGAATAGTTAATACTTTTCTATAAACTAGCATGTATTcggaaaataattaaataacttcaaatatttcaatatcgtaaattttgatttaattgttaaaatgtTTCTCatgacatttaattttttaaataggaaTTTCACTAtctaaataaaaagaattgCCATGTTTTAGAGAAATTTCAATATAGttgaaacataattttagtccttaaaattttcaatttagaGGAGAAAGGGGTGTGGCCCGATAAATTGAAACTCAAGTAAATAAAACATATCAAACAATATTCAAATCAGATATCAATTTTGGATATTCTTGACCTAGAGTTTTGTTTTGAATGTTTTATATTACTTtcaatattcatattaatttattcttcATACATATGTTAAAGATTGGTTTTACAACCActttaattagttatatatgcATCATAAAAATCTATGTTATCTCTCATTCTTAATGTATTGAAGTTAAGTTCGCTACACATTTTTTCAATAAAGATGTTGTTGATATTGATCGAATCGAAATTGAAGTAAGGTCGtgtgaagaaaaaatattttcattttctttctttattataAGATGATCTTTGTTGACATATGATGAGGACATAGAATACATAATCAAGGAAGAAAGCTTAGAGAATATTCAAGGTCTTGGAACCCCAATGACAAGAGCAAGGTCAAAGAAGGGGAAAGAGATTCTAAATAACTTGATAACCACTTTATTTGAAGCAAGTACAACTCATGAAGAATTGAAGCCCAAGATAGTCAATTGCTTaacccaaattgaagaagttaaggAATGAAGGCGGCATCTAtgtgttatcaaattttaatattagttttaattaaagtaatagaCTGAATTAATAAGAAATTTAGGTGTAACTGTAAAAATTTCAATTGGGTCAAATTTAGAGAACTTTTTAGGAGTTGCCATTATAAAaggcaaacccttattttttttaaggcagaatttgaattttatttgtgtgaggttttgctctctagagttcttgaaagaattcatcttgaacttatcaaggttgttaatccttgtggcgttctttttggtttatcaatccctagattgcggcgccattttgttcttgGTTTCTttgttgaataataattttgagtttcctttacatcaaactcTAATACTCCAATTCTATCAATTTTCATGTTCAGTAACCTGCGTTCATAACTTGAGTTCTATATACTTATTTTCGGTGATTCAACAGCCTAATTCGAGAttcagaacgtcatctttcacctcgttttGGAATCGCCCGATTCGAAGTTTCGTAGCGCCATTTATCGCATTCTCCAGCTATACACGATTTTTGACTCAAATCTATAAGTTTCTGACCTAGAACGATCCTTAAAGTGAACCATGACTAATATGATCATATCAACATGTTCTATGAATTTGGAAATAAACTCCGTAGAGTTATGTCTTTCTCAATTGATATAACATTGATCTATATAATCTTTTTTATGTAAATCATAATGTAATTTTTAAGATCAAgcaaaaaatatgtttttaatattcAGTTAAACAAACTTCAGCTTTTTGTATCTGAAAGAGATAAAGAAGACGACACAAAATGTATGGGGTCATGACTATCATACTAAAGAGTCGTTTGAACTAGCAACTGTTAAAATTGATTGGTGTCAAGTATTTAAACAATTTACCGATGTTTATTGCAACTCATCTCATCAAGAACTAGGATATGTTCTTATGCATCACAAGAAAATGGTGATTTATGCTTCACGTTAGTTGAAAACTCGTGAAAAAACTATCTCAcgcatgatttggagcttgttGTTGTGGTTTTTGCTTTCAAGATTTGGATACATTACTTGTATGAATTTACTTTCACTATGTCAAGTGATCACAAAATACTAGAATATTTGTTTGAACTGAAAGAATTGAACATGATGCAGAGAAGATGGATAAAGACACTtgaggattttgatttcacagtATAATAATACCCATGAAAGGCGAACGTTGTGGAGAACGCATTGAGTTACCTTTTAGTGTCTTCAATGCTAACGGGTAGTCAACAGAAGTTGTGGGAGACGTTCGAGACTTACATTTGATTGTAGAGTTTGCACCAAGAGCTTTGAAGTtgggaatgattaagatctcaaATGCATTGTTACAAGGCATTGCTAATTGTTAGGACAATGAGATAAGTCAAAAGAAAAGGAATATGACAGTTCAATGAAAGACGAATGAATTCAATGTTGGACCAGAGAATTTTGGATGAAGCTCATAAGAGTGAGTTAATTATTCATCtgggagcaacaaagatgtataagATTTGAGGCAAGACTTTTAGTAGCTTAGTATGAAGAGACATATGGGAGAGTATGTCGCATCATGTCTAACCTTTCAGAAACCCTAAGTGGAACATCAACGACTTGCCTGAATTTTGTAATCGTTAGATATACTCGAGTGGAGGTGGAACAAATTTCTATGGATTTTATTATTGGTTTGCCTAAGACGTAGATGAAGAATGACTCAATTTGGGTGATAAAGAAATGTTTGACCAAGGTTGCTCATTTCTATCGATTACGACCACTTACAACATGCCCAAGTTGACTTATATTTATGTTGTAGAGATTGTGAAATTGCTTGGAATGTCGTCAAGTATCGTTTCAGATCGAGATCCAAAGTTTATGTTGCACTTTTGGGGAACTTTGTTTGTAGCTTTAGGAACGTAGTTGAGAATGAGTTCAACACATCACCCACAAACTTATGGACAAATTAAGAGGACGAATCAATCACTGAATGACTTATAATGGCACGAGTTTTGGATGATAGAAGAAGTTGAGACGATGTATTTCCATTGATAGaattcacttacaacaatataTTTCATTTGAGCATTGGAGTGGCTCCGTATGAAGCCATATACAAACGTAAGTGCTTGACACGGTTGTGTGGGTATCAAGATGGAGATAACTTGATTGTATGACCTAAAATGGTGCAATAAACTACAAGAAAGATTCAATAGATTAGAGAAAACATATAGGttgttcaaaaaatttaaaagtcatAAATTGTGTTGATTACACCAACAAATTAACTCAAAtagtattatattaatatataaaaaaaaaacatcaattttactcacaataaaataataaagaaaaatacattacCCCACAAGTACGATACGGATATCGGTACCAAATAAGTATCCAATACACATATTTCATCATTTTAGAAGAGCATCTGCTTCACAGGGATAAAATCTCTATGAATGTGTATGTTTGATGGTTGTGAAAAATTTCTTGTGATGCAGGTAACCTATTTAAATTGCTtgtcaaaatgaaaaaaagagaACCAAAATAATTTTGCATATTATTAACTCTTGAAAAGTTTTGTTTAGACTCCTTAGAGTTTTAGAAAAAATCAAACTTATTGGTGTCTCTTAGAAGTAGggagaattttgttttagaaaagaAGATTCCTTGGACTTCATGATTTTTTTGATTTCGGTTGATTGTATTTTGATTGAACTATGAAGTTTAAAGAAGATTAATGAATTTTGGATTAAACTCATTATGTTTAATGTGTGTTTAAAATCTTTTGGAAtccaagaaaatattttcttaaagtgTTGAGCTAATTTGAAAAACAAGTGGAGAAATTTGTGTTTCTTAAAAGTTTTGATCTAGGAATTTTTTAGTGTTGGATTTGTGAACATTGTAGGGAATTAGGAGATGAGTAAAACCAACCCTATGGCTTAGAGTGTGGTGGCTAAACCTTGGGTTCTATTGCGGATTATTTAGAATCGTGTATTGATTAAATGGATTGATTGATTTAATATACGAAGAAATTATATGGTTCAGTTGGAATTGTTGAATTGGAAATTTTGCTAAGTAAGATCGCTTTCTAAGTAAGATGACATGTGTGTTTTACTTGCAAAGATGTACATGATAGAAATTATTTGTCTTACATATTGTAAGACTCAATTTTCATGTATCTAAGGTTTTGCTGTCTTCTTGTTGTATTATACATTGAAATTATTTGTCTTACACATTGTAACACCCAATTTGATGTAGTTAGGATTTAGCTGATTTGCTGTTGTGATTACAATTTGTGGTGATGAGATTTTTCAaagttaaagattaaaaatttcaTCGTGTAATAACTTATTTGTAAGtcaatgaaatattattatcCACGAATAATTTTATGAGAAgtgattttcttaaattttatctCTATGTTAAGTTACGTCGAAATATTATTACCGGGAGAAAAAACAACTAatgtgacaaaaaaaataaaataataagtagtaacatatctagatatttcctatttactaatatttaattGTTGTTGAAATAAATTATGTCATATAGCCATATTAAGGAGTGATTAAGGTTGAGATACCAGCGCTTAATTGTGTGGTTTGAGGTTATGAACTTATGACATCAAGGCTTTAATTATTCAGTGGTAAACGCCAGCATATGCTCTATTGATCCATTTTAATGTATAGAATATAGTAATTTTGTCTTAGAATTTGTGTATTCAACTTCTTGAAAGTTTA
It contains:
- the LOC101505293 gene encoding hydroxyproline O-arabinosyltransferase RDN1, yielding MIVRKNMGRVKSLLMLLMVLGFFFATYNLVSLIIDHKAGRDGLESFDEKVIGFTNTNSKFHVAVTATDAAYSQWQCRIMYYWYKKTKDMPGSAMGKFTRILHSGRGDQLMNEIPTFVVDPLPEGLDRGYIVLNRPWAFVQWLEKAKIDEEYILMAEPDHIFVNPLPNLATDTEPAGYPFFYIKPAENEKIMRKFYPKEYGPVTNVDPIGNSPVIIHKFLLEEIAPTWVNVSLRMKDDPETDKAFGWVLEMYAYAVASALHGIKHILRKDFMLQPPWDLEVGKKFIIHYTYGCDYNMQGKLTYGKIGEWRFDKRSYLTGPPPKNLSLPPPGVPESVVRLVKMVNEATANIPNWESLNRS